The Malus domestica chromosome 10, GDT2T_hap1 genome contains a region encoding:
- the LOC103440389 gene encoding uncharacterized protein: MGKVKGKHRLDKYYKLAKEHGYRSRASWKLAQLDTKHQFLHSSHAVLDLCAAPGGWMQVAVQRVPVGSLVVGVDLVPIAPVRGAFSIQQDITKPECTARLRKLMKENGCSAFDLVLHDGSPNVGGAWSSEATAQNALVVDAVKLATQLLAPKGTFITKIFRSQDYNAVYYCMKELFEKVEQDKPAASRSSSAETYLLGFKYKAPAKIDPRLLDVKHLFKSVEPQKKVVDVLRGTKQKRHRDGYEDGDTILRKVSSAAAFIWSDVPLDILGSTTSISFDDEASLPIKGHALTTEEVKTLCDDLRVLGKQDFKYLLKWRMQIKKALSPSQKADASTTDVEKEENEEDDEDKILNEMEELTYAMERKKKRTKKLLAKRRAQDKVRKATGMQIDALQDGYTDNELFSLTSIKGKNDLVVVDSTEYDGENGDLGDTENEETHENTQETSSSDMDSDDERRRYDAQMEDLFDKAYEQYTSKKEGSAKQRKRLKQAHSEDAQLLEDVDGSDIVQSDYDSDKDQGIQESNPLLESLDEGDGPTQEEITNNWFSQDIFAEAVEQGDLDNSGSENEMQVEKREKLPVLEKTNEKTAIQNGKEKTAIQNAKKNTGDDAAGTKGHKLQASKADDDFEIVPAPGTDSSDDSSSDESEDMDIDKKAEILACAKKMLRKKPRQQMLDDAYNKYMFDDDGLPRWFLDEEKRHRQPIKPVTKEEINAMKAQFKEIDARPAKKVAEAKARKKRVAFRKLEKVRKKANTISDQPDISDRSKRKQIEQMYKKAAPKRPQKEYVVAKKGVQVRVGKGKVRVDRRMKKDARGSGPGKRPGKGNSKKGKTAAKGERGGKGAGKGDRGKGPGKASGKPTGRKGRK, from the exons atgggaaaGGTGAAGGGCAAGCACCGTTTGGACAAGTACTACAAACTAGCCAAAGAGCATGGCTACCGCTCCCGAGCTTCATGGAAGCTTGCCCAGCTCGACACCAAGCACCAATTCCTTCACTCTTCTCACGCCGTCCTCGACCTCTGCGCCGCGCCCGGCGGTTGGATGCAAGTCGCCGTGCAGCGCGTTCCCGTCGGCAGCCTCGTGGTCGGCGTCGACTTGGTCCCTATCGCCCCTGTCCGCGGCGCCTTCTCGATCCAACAGGACATCACCAAGCCAGAGTGCACGGCCAGGCTCAGAAAGCTGATGAAGGAGAATGGCTGTTCGGCTTTTGATTTGGTGCTTCATGATGGGTCGCCCAATGTCGGCGGCGCGTGGTCTTCGGAGGCCACTGCTCAGAATGCTTTGGTCGTTGATGCGGTGAAGTTGGCTACTCAGCTTTTGGCTCCCAAAGGAACATTTATTACTAAA ATCTTCAGGTCGCAAGATTATAATGCTGTCTACTATTGTATGAAGGAG TTATTTGAGAAGGTTGAACAGGATAAACCAGCAGCTAGTCGTAGCTCATCTGCGGAGACAtatcttttgggttttaagtacAAGGCTCCTGCAAAGATTGATCCGCGTCTACTTGATGTGAAACATCTATTTAAGTCTGTAGAACCTCAGAAGAAG GTGGTAGATGTACTAAGAGGGACAAAGCAAAAAAGACACCGTGATGG GTATGAAGATGGAGACACAATTTTGAGAAAAGTGTCTTCTGCTGCTGCTTTCATTTGGTCTGATGTTCCTCTCGATATCCTTggttctactacttccataagCTTTGACGATGAGGCATCTTTGCCCATCAAGGGTCATGCTTTAACAACAGAAGAG GTTAAAACTCTGTGTGATGATCTGCGTGTTTTGGGGAAGCAAGATTTCAAGTACCTTTTGAA GTGGCGGATGCAGATAAAAAAGGCCTTATCTCCGTCCCAGAAGGCTGATGCTTCTACTACAGATGTTGAAAAGGAGGAAAatgaggaggatgatgaagacaAAATACTCAATGAAATGGAGGAGCTGACGTATGCTATGGAGCGCAAGAAGAAACGAACAAAGAAGCTTCTAGCAAAGAGACGAGCTCAA GACAAGGTACGGAAGGCAACAGGGATGCAAATAGATGCGCTACAAGATGGTTATACTGACAATGAGTTGTTTTCTCTCACTTCCATCAAG GGTAAGAATGATCTGGTAGTGGTTGATTCCACTGAATATGATGGTGAGAATGGTGACCTTGGAGATACTGAAAATGAGGAAACCCATGAGAATACCCAAGAAACATCATCCAGTGATATGGACTCTGATGATGAGCGCAGAAG ATATGATGCACAAATGGAAGATCTTTTCGATAAGGCCTATGAACAGTACACCTCCAAAAAGGAGGGAAGTGCAAAGCAGCGGAAACGTTTAAAACAAGCACATTCTGAGGACGCTCAACTTTTGGAG GATGTTGATGGCAGTGATATAGTTCAGTCTGATTATGATTCAGACAAAGACCAGGGTATTCAGGAATCAAATCCTCTCTTGGAATCACTTGATGAGGGGGACGGACCTACCCAAGAGGAAATTACAAATAACTGGTTTAGTCAGGATATCTTTGCCGAAGCTGTAGAGCAGGGGGATTTGGATAACTCTGGTAGTGAAAATGAAATGCAGGTTGAAAAGCGGGAGAAACTTCCCGTGCTAGAAAAGACCAATGAAAAGACTGCAATTCAGAATGGTAAGGAAAAGACTGCAATTCAGAATGCTAAGAAAAATACTGGAGATGATGCTGCAGGGACCAAAGGCCATAAACTTCAAGCTTCAAAGGCTGACGATGATTTTGAGATTGTCCCTGCTCCGGGTACAGATTCAAGTGATGACTCATCATCGGATGAATCCGAGGATATGGATATAGATAAAAAAGCCGAGATACTGGCGTGTGCTAAGAAAATGCTGAGGAAAAAACCAAGGCAACAGATGCTTGATGATGCCTATAACAAGTACATGTTTGATGATGATGGCTTGCCCAGATGGTTTTTAGATGAGGAGAAGAGGCACCGTCAACCAATTAAACCTGTGACCAAAGAAGAGATTAATGCCATGAAAGCACAATTTAAAGAAATTGATGCCCGTCCTGCAAAGAAGGTGGCAGAGGCTAAAGCTCGAAAGAAGCGAGTTGCCTTTAGGAAGCTCGAGAAGGTTCGGAAGAAGGCAAACACAATATCTGACCAGCCAGACATCTCTGATCGTTCAAAGAGGAAGCAAATTGAACAAATGTATAAGAAGGCTGCGCCTAAAAGGCCTCAAAAGGAGTATGTGGTTGCAAAGAAGGGAGTTCAAGTCAGGGTTGGCAAGGGTAAAGTCCGTGTGGATAGACGGATGAAAAAGGATGCAAGGGGTAGTGGGCCGGGTAAAAGGCCTGGAAAAGGCAATTCGAAGAAAGGAAAAACTGCTGCCAAGGGTGAGAGAGGAGGCAAGGGTGCCGGAAAGGGTGACAGAGGCAAGGGCCCCGGAAAGGCTTCAGGAAAGCCAACAGGCAGGAAGGGTAGGAAGTGA